The Toxotes jaculatrix isolate fToxJac2 chromosome 17, fToxJac2.pri, whole genome shotgun sequence genomic interval CTGGGGCATGGAGACCAGGCCTCGTACCGGCAGCCAAAGAGGGTGGAGAAACTTCAGGGGAAGGCCATCCGACAGGTGGCGTGTGGGGCCGACTTCACTGCCTGTGTTACCGGTGAGTGAAGAAAGCTTCCTGTGAAAACAGGAACTTGAGGTGAGGAAAAAATCtgtaaagtcacatttttttttgtaatgaacccactgctgctgcttttgcagATGAAGACCAGATGTACATGTTTGGGTCAGACTATTACGGCTGCATTGGAGTGGAGGGCGTGCTCGGAATCGAGATTTTGGAGCCAGTGCTTCTGGAGTTTTTTGAGGAGCGACCCGTCCGCCAGGTTTCGTGTGGAGACAACCACGTAGTGGTCCTGACTCAGAGTGGGGAAATCTTCTCCTGGGGCTGCGGAGAGTATGGTACATAGGGTTGCtgtatttactgttgttttgaGCTGATGCCATTAAGCCTCTGCCAGGTTGTTTTTGCTGTTATGACTGTAGCCAGCAGGTGGAGACAGTGGCTCTTTTTAATATACAGTCATACTGACTGCTCCTTGTCAaaattgctgtgtttttctgctgcagggcGTCTCGGCCTAGAATGTGAGGATGACTTCTCTTCTCCGATGCAAGTTAGTAAGACTTTGTTCCCTGTTGCGGCATATTCTTGGCTGTCCTAAAGCCTTACAGGAGCCATTTAGACATAAGGTATTTCAAGCAATAtgataacatttttattttaaacgtACTGTCTGTTCGCTGCTTTTCCCAGGTGGCGATCCCTAAAGGTGCCATCATCTCCTCAGTAGCATGTGGCAGCGATGGAACCTTCTATTTGACAGAAACTGGCAAAGTCCTCGCCTGTGGAAACAATGAATTTAACAAGCTGGGTCTGAACCAGGGAATCTCCGGCCTCAAAAACCACCCCGGAGAGGTACTGGGTTATACTTAAAGGACTGCATTCATTTAGAGACTTTTGGATGATGCAGCTATGTTTCTCCCCCCCTCCGTACACCACACCAGGGTTACCAGGGGATCCCGTACATCACCACACTGACCTTGGTAAAGCAGTTGTCGAGGTTCACAATCCAGACCATAGTTCCTGGGAAGACCCATACAGCTGCAATTGATGGTATTGCTGCAGATAGAGGCTGATATTTCCTTTGCAAGTGAAAAGTGAGACcatcttaaaaaaagaaatgtaatttcaTATAATATCTGCTTTTACAGAACGTGGTCGTTTGATCACCTTTGGTTGCAACAAGTATGGGCAGCTGGGTGTGAAGGACTTCAAGAAACACCAGGGCGTCCAAGTCCTTGTTGGACCCTTTGGAGGAAAGATAGTGACTAAAGTGTCCTGTGGAGATGGCTTCACCATCGCAGCCACTGAAGGTAAGAACATATACAGTGCTGCAGTGCATCTATGGCACTGATATGTTGATGGTTGTGGGACAGTTTAATTTCTCTCTGGAACAGAGTGCTGCAGACTTTGGGGCCTGTATGtttatctcttttttctttttctttcagacaATCAAATCTTTGCGTGGGGAAACGCAGGAAACGGGCGACTTGGGATGCCCCCTGATAAGGGATTTGGTTCAGAGGTTTGCCCTGCCATGCCGAGGCCCATCTTTGGTTCACTCCATCACGTGCCAGACCTCTCTTGCCGTGGTTGGCACACCATTATCATAATGGGTTAGTAATCAGAAGCAGAGACCTGCACAGTATACTGGGTGCAAGCAGCCAGCTGTCTAATAAATACATTGTCTTCTTTGCAGAGAAGGTTCTCAACTCCAAGACTATTCGCTCTAACAGCAGTGGACTATCAGTTGGTAGTggtaaaagcttttctttggTCACTCATTtgtgtattgatttattttctttgctagAAGAATCATTCTGCATTGTTTGCCTGTGTGCATTaccactgtttgtgtgtgtaaaggacTGGGCCAGGGGGCGTCTACATCCACAGTGGATCTGGACATAGAGCCTGGTTCAGAGACAGAGTGTCGTGACAGAGGCCTTGGGGGTACACTGGAGGTTAATACAGAGGAGTGCCTCATGGGGACCCCGATGATGTCAATGGCAAATCAGACAGGGGACAGCTCCTGCCCTCTCTGGCTTAGGAAGGTTTGTTATCCTGAAAGCTTCAAGGAGtaaagaatatttttgtttgaatCATGAGATGGAAGATGAACGGAGACTTAGTGTTGTCTAATTCAGCGAGGTTCTTGTTCAAACAGGAGCTTGAGGACGCAGAGTTCATCCCAATGCCTGAGGACTCTGAGCCATCCACTCCTGACCAGCTTTCTTCTTTCTCCGAGAGTGTCACTCTACCATATGAAGAGCTGAAAGAGCTGAAGGCTGCTGCAGCGGCAGTCAGCAGTAAGAAAGGCCTATCGGTAATGCTGACCAAGCTGTTGTTTTGCACTAATGTGGACATTGATTATGTGCtccaaataaaaaacatttgaaatttcaAACACTGGACTTGATCCTCTGCGGTTTTCTCTGCAGACTAAACGAATGGGCTGTGATAGCGTCAATGGACTGGAGGAGACTCGCGTCTGCAAAAAAGGAGAATCGGGTGTATGCTGCAGTGCTAGTAGCGAGGTCACACAGGTATCAGATTTACACAGTGCAAGTCATGAACTGATGAGAACATCTCATTGCCACAGTGTGTAACCGAGCAGTTTTACTTTGCAGCTGCGAGAGACAGTCACTCGTCAAGAGATGAGGATCCAGATGCTTGAGAAGCaggtgagacttttttttttcaccctctcaCTTCAGAGCCAACTTTGATCCACGTGTCAGCTTAAGCTGCATTCTTTGCCGTCTCTaggtcagtgagcagcagaagGAGAATGAGAGGCTTTGGGCGGCAATTAATTGTTCAGCACTACGGGAGGCAGGACGTGACAATAACGGAAACCATCACTCTGATCGTATGCCTGGTGATggaggaggcaggggaggcggATTCACAAACCATGGGAGCAGATCCGCAGGGGCCAATGTGTGAGCCTCAGCCTGGAGATTTCCAGATTACAGGAGAATGGTCACAACTCATGGCACATATTGAATTAAACAAGCTGGTTAGGTGGGAAGTAGAGGCTCAGTTAGAGGTGCAGCGGAGAGAGCAGCCTCATGCCCACTCACAGTGGTTACATTACAGTATACATGTATGGCAGAGCGCTTAAGATGCATGATTACATTTTACTGCACATGTAATACTGTATGATACATTGCACACTCTGATATGCACACTTGTGTTCACCTGGGTGCGGCGATCTAGCTAGTTTCTGCACAGACTGAAATGTTGGCTGGATTCAACACGAGGCGTCGGACCTTGACTCCTGCGAGAGACAATCTGATCATAGTGTTACTCTGCAATGTGAATGTTAAGTCCATGTGTTTGTAGTGATGTCATCATTAAGGCCACAGTCCTTAGTGCCTCAGATATTAGCATTTATCACGTAACAGGTAAGACCAGCTCAAGCAAATAGGAAACCTTTTGCTAATGCATCCAAAGttaaggtttcttttttttttttttttgttcagactGGCAGCCAGGATGTTGTCCATACTCATGTTGGCACAGTCTTCtaatgtgaaaacaaagctTGCCTGATTATCACTTTACCgataatcattttcatttcatctgttaTTCTTAAAAGGTTAAAGTGCCAAAAACAGTAGAGCCTTTAAAACTTTGTCATATTTATCGGACATGTTAGCTATTACAAACATATTCTAATTATCTCATGCAAATATACACTTTTAGATTTGCATGTTTTGTTGTCATATAAAGAGAATTTGTGTGAAACACGAAactactgattttttttaaacaaataagtTACTCTTTCTTATTGCCTTCTTTGACAATTGAATCCTTGTTGCCGCAGCACATGTAGGTCTGTCTTCTTTGTGATACATATGAACACTTGAACATTTTTCTTAGAATGTAGAAAACGTGGTCTTTAAAACATTCATAATATAGCTGACCTTGCAGCtctaatgttatttttctttccttattgcatttttttaaaccattttatcTGTCTTTGGTACTTTCTGAAAGGTTTTGGAAGGAAAAAAGTTGCATCATTTGTGAAAGCAAATATCCAAatgcctttttgttttgtttgagatccattggttttgtttattgtgtgtgttataacaaatatactgtatgtgtaaaagCCTTTATCATAGTTGGCTTACAAGCTGTTAACTTGTGGTCAGTGAACTGTCAGATGTCAACAGTATAACACTGACAAGTGTTTTCATGCAGTAAAATGCAATGTTAAATACAATCAGAGTGCCTTTCAAGCTATTGCAACCAAAATTATAGCAAATATGACAATATTGTGCCccgggtgattttttttttatacagtgtGTTGACAGCATTTTAAGTATGGTTTATGGTTTACCAAATATTGTGCAGATGTAACagatgttaaaacaaacactccTCTCACAGTCACACTGCTGCTTCCTACTTTGTGTAAAAGCCATAAATAAAACAGCTATTCTTTGTTACATTTGTGTAGTGTGTATAATATTTCCCACAGTGTAAGCTGCTATATAGCGTAGCTGTTTCTACTTGTTGATATTAACATGTGCTATCCTAATAAAGAGCCAAAACTACAACAATGGGGACAAGAGGTCTGTAACAAAATTCTATTAAGGGACAGAATTATACAATACAATTCAGAGACTGTATTGACAATAGCAAGATGGTGATGGGTAACTTGCACTGACACCTAACGATTTGTTGTTCAACTGGTCCAGGATCAAAGCATCTGGGTGCGTTTGGGTCGGTTCACTTGGACCATTTTTGGTGTGAGGTTCCAGCCGGGAGTCGACCCTGCTGCACATTCTTTGCGTTGGCCTTGTGGTTCTGTCTTTGGTTCTTTTTCGGTAAAACCTGAATAAAAGACATCAAATACTTATGAAAAACGGAATATATTCATATTAAAATGATCAACTGATCATTGAGTTGAAAATtaggaaacaaaactgaaaaactgaatcctacataatgaaacaaaaaggatCTTTTCATTGGACTCTCCATTCGCATGCCTTTCCAACACATCCAATTTGTAATACAGGCTGTTATACATTTGTAATTTCCAAGCTGAACATAAGGCAACCCTTTAAAGAGGTAAAAATGTTACTGTCCTACCTCTGGAGTCTTGCTTATGCTGTGGGTTTTCCAGAACTCCTCTATGGCGGATCCTTTGGTCCTGTTAAGATAGGAGTTGAAGACTTGACGACGTGACTGGTTCACCTTTTCGCAGATTTGGATGTGCTTTTCTAACCTTTCACTTGCAAACTTTCTGTTGCAGATTCCGCAAAGAAGAAGCTGGAAGCTGCCGTCTGTGCTATCCGTGAGTCCCAGCACGTCCTCCTGTGGTCTGCTGGGATGAGAAGGACTAGAAAGTTGTGGGAGAGATGATTCCCTTGATTTACGTTCTGCACCTCCGTGGTTTTCTATTGCCAGTCTATGAGCGTTTTTCTGTTGGCTTACTTGAGGTATGTCTCGCTCGTCATATGTGCAGTGCATGTCCTTATATCCTCTCTCCctatatttcttttctcttgtccAACCTATATTGCCTAAAGAGGTCTTATTTTGCtctctttcctttgctttctccaCTCGATCCTGTGGCCTCACACCTGCTTTTCCCCAAATGTGATGATCTTTTTCATCCCCTTTTCCTCTGCTATACTCTTTCACATTCTCCCATCTCAGTTTGTTCAGCTCTCCGCTCACTTTTTGATGATTTACTGTAATGTTATGAGttcctttatttccttttctttttgactgGGGACACTCTGCaacttctgtttctcttcttttccatctggcctcctcttcttcatgtgTCTTTTGGATTCTGTCCTTGCTTCTCTGATCTTGGTTTCTCCTAAGTTGCGTAACATCCTCCTGTCTTTCCTGTCTTCTTTCTTGCATCAGtatgtctctgctgctctttgcttCTTGCCTGTGCTGCTCAGACAGTCTGGTTTTTGTCTGAGCTTTTCCCCTTTCTGCCTGTCCGCTGTTGtgcttctcctcctcattcTTCATACCTGCAAAAGCTTCAACACTATCCCTCTGGAGCTTTTGCCTTATTTTTTCCTCAACCCTCCACAGCTTCTCCTGTAGCACAAGCTCTTTTGCATGAATTGCTCTGGCCATCTGCAGTTCTCCACTCGGCGGTCCGTCTGAGTCTTTTCTTGGAAGCTGGGATCCAGTGGTCTCTCTGATGCCACTTAAATTATGTTCTTGGGGCAAGAAAGAGCCTCTTGGTTGTTTGGTAACATtgattttttcaaaatcatacaGATCAAGTGAGTCTTTTGTCCTGGGGTTGAGAGGTCTCCTGTGGCTGACAGGCTTGTTTGGAAATGGGCGGTCTATTCCATCTGTTCTCCTACCAGGTACAACACCATGTTGTGCTTGAGGATAGACATTGCCTTGTGCTGCAATGTTGTCCTGCCCTTGAGGTCTGGGTCTTCTTCTTGTGTATGTGCTCATGATTTCATCTGTTGTAGGAGGTCACATCTTTGAGGTTGACTTGTTGTTCCATGGACCTTTGCAAAAGACTGCTGAGCCCTCCACCTCAACCACTGAAGTGTTTTTCCTGTATAATTtctaggggaaaaaaaacaggtagaAAAATAAAGCAAGGCTAAAAGAGGGGGGCAAAGTATAGGGGACAAAGATCTCACTTGAGTGTGACTATTACTAGTCACTATAAGTCAGAGcaaatacagagaaaacagcacagtaaGATAAAAACTGGGAAGGCTGGTGATTCAAATTTAAGTGCAGAAGTTCTTAATTTCAACTTAACACTGTTCTTGGCCTTAAAAACAGCACTTGACAAAAGAAATATCCGCTTTAGGTTCACGTACTCACTTGTTGTGGTCAATTTAACAGTGTAAGTAGTCCATTTgtaattgacatttttttctaaaatccCGTCTCcaatatgaaaaaaatcaccgctttttttttctgtcgtcAGAATAAAGTGTAACACAGTTTCGCTAAAACACGGAGGGCAGCCATTTAACTGTTGCGACTCCTTTTCCAGCGTTTACATTCGTTGCCTAGGAGCCAAGTCTCTCGGGtgctctctgattggtccgTTAAACCTCACTTCCTGAAGGAGAGTCCCGTATGTTTTCAAACTGAGGTCTGCCGCATCTGGATGGTTAGCTTACAGCTTCCCAACAATATCCAGGTGATTATATTACAGATAGGGAGCTATTTTATATTCATGCTGTGTTAATATGACGCTAAGGCTGCTAATTATCTAGGTTGCAAGTCCTTTGAATACAAATGAAAGTGTTAGCATAGCTTGTAGCTGTAATGTAGCACCTGCATGGTGGGCTCCTAACGCACACTACAGAAGCACTCAAGTAATGTGTTATTTCTCCTTTTCTAGGTCCACTATGTCCAATGAAGACCTAATTTCGGTGGATTATGAAATTTTTGGCAGAGTGCAGGGTGTGTTTTTTCGGAAATACACTCAAGTGAGTTTGACAAGCTAACCTTATATGCTCAGCCTGGCCTCATAGTTTgacaataaaatatattaaagataaattaaattaaatagatatCTTAACTCAAGGTACTATTAACTAGCTTCTCCCGACGTTGTCatcaacacatttcatttttgctgATGAAGAGCATGAGAAGCGGTTGAAAACTTTGGAAAAAGCTAATTTGACCTTGAGTTAAGATTCTACCTTTAATGTTTAAAGTATTTCAGCTTTAACACACTCATTTGATCTCTTTGGGTTGTACAACAGGAATGAACGATTTGATCTCAATAATACCAAGGCCAGAATCACTGATATCGATGTCCATAGTGATGCtactaaattattttttattatttaaaaaaaaaagctaatgtTATACATATGGGAGAGACGTCTGTCAGGATCTATGAGGTGACTGCATCATTATCAGGCTACTTCTTCAGGTATTTCAATTAACATGGAATGATCTGCCAAACATTATACTCAATCACATGCCTTTTAAAACACCTGACCACTTTTAATGATAACACGTTTATTGTGTTCATTAATAAGGTGATCACTgaatacagcagcagctgcattaAGAAGAGTCTCCATGTGCACAGAACATGAtctaacattgttttttttcttatcgaTACCTCTGATGTTAGTATCAATACATAACACAAGGCTTGGTATTATTGGTTTTGATACTTTGGAGACTGATCTTCCTTCCCACCATAGTGCTATGAGATCTGAGTCTTAACTAGTGCTCAATATTTTCTGCACACCTCTTTATTTACTCTTATAAAATCACATCTAACCAATCCCAACCATATTCTCCATTGTTTCATTTCCCAGGCAGAGGGGAAGAAACTTGGCCTGGTTGGATGGGTCCAAAACACAAGCGCAGGAACTGTTCAGGGGCAGCTACAAGGGCCACGCAGCAAGGTGGAAGAAATGCAAGAATGGCTGAGATCCACTGGGAGTCCCAAGTCACACATAACCAAGGCAGAGTTCAAGAATGAGAAAACAGTTGACAGCCTAGAACACTCATCATTTAAcatagtaaaataaaacaaccccTAGATTGTACATATAATGTTAACTTTAAAGCagatgtgttatttatttagtctTTTTATTGGTTGGACTGTAACTCATATGTCATATAATGACttgaaaatatgtgtgtatgttagaTCTCCTTAATCTCTCTACAATATAGGGAATTACATTAATAAATGGAAAATTCCTTTCAGCAGGTTTCACGTTGTTTGAATGTTATTGTAACAGTAATAAGGGAATATTTGATGAGTTTAATTTTAAAAGGCAGATTATAATTTAGCAGAGACTGTAAATTTGTTAGAAGGGGGCATTAGCAAACAATCCATCAAACAGGCAATGGTACGGTTCTAAATTCTGTCACAGCTGTCTTCATTGACCTACATAAACACTGACTGAAGGAGTCTGTGGGGAGCCGAGAGAACGCCTGCCTTTGGCAAGGAGTGAGCTCTGCAGATGATTGTGGAGAAACACTGAACGAGATGTGGAATCAATTTATGATCAGTTTGTGTTAATTTGATCCATGAGGGAAGTACCTGTGAAGACCATGTGACCATACAACAGACCCatcgttaatgttattagtaacacctgtgcctTTCCTAATGTGACAGAATCAAACTGTCTGCTGAGTAAAATGTCTTCTGGTTTCATGATGTTACAAGAAGAACAAACTGAACAtacaaagacagagggagaaaaagacgAGATATTCAAGACAACCACTGACATTCAAAAttaaatagagaaaaatgtgaTTCTTTGTACATACTGACCTTTCATTTGAGTACTACTTAAATATAAGATGGGTCATGAATGGAGTCCGGAAACGTTAATAAgagtgaagaagagaaaagctgGAAGGGTCCAGCAATCAAATTGTAGTGATATCACACTTGTACTTGACTGCACCGACTTCAAATTGAGAATACAAGGATAATACAATGGCAGTTAATAAAGTACAgaactgtgtgtctgtaaacaCATGAGACAACACACTTCGTACAGTAGGTGGCGGTTTTCAAATTAAACGCTAGTTGCTATTTTCCAaagaccaaaggaaaaaaaagatgtagacCTTCACACCAGAAGATGGCACTATTAGCTTTGGATGTTAGCTGTTACGTCCATCTCTTATTGTTTCACGTTGACTGTAAACAGTACCTGAGTTTGTTTTAGCAgggttttctgttgtttattttatttgtctatttaagctatatgtttttttttgaataagCCTCGGTGAAAATGTTATCGTTGGAACTCATGGAACTAGTTGGCGTTAAGCTAATGTTACCGGACGTTGGCTAGCAACAGACCTCTGACCAGTTATCTTATTACTTTGTAGTCGGTCTGAACCGGTAAGAGACTAAACATATACAGTAGAACACCATGATTAAATGTTTACCTAAAGAGGTTCAGGGGAAACTTCGCTCCGGAGTCGCCATCCCGTCCCTTCAGCAGTGCGTGGAGGAGCTCATCCTAAACAGCATCGATGCCGGGGCGACCTGTGTGGGGGTCAGGATGGACATGGAGGCGTTCAAAGTTCAGGTAATCGACAACGGAGCTGGGCTGAGCGCTGAGGATATGGAGTGCGTGGGAAACAGATACTACACAAGCAAATGCAGCTCTTTGGAGGACTTGGACAACCTCAGGTGGTATGGCTTTAGAGGAGAAGCTTTGGCGAGTCTAATTTCTTTAGCCACACTTGTTGAAATCTCATCCCGGACCAGGtcatcagtgaaaacacacgTGAAGATTTTCAAGAATGGCAAAGGTTTGGATGTCTTCGAAGCAGAGACTGCTCGACCTTCTGCAGGGACCACTGTTGTCATTTGCAACTTCTTCCACAACATGCCAGTccggaggaagaggatggatgCCGTCCTGGAGGGTGAGAGGATCAGACACAGGCTGGAGGCTGTTTCTCTGATGCAtccctctgtgtctttcagCCTGAAGAATGACTGCACGGGAGCCATGATGGTGCAGCTTCCCAAAGCCAAAAACACTTACCACAGGTTTATTCAGATACACGGTCTTGGGCGAGCGCAGAAACTGGGAGAAATAGGCCACACACACGGACAGTTTGAAGTGACTGGTTACATTGGCAGAGAGGGCCACTACAACAACAGCTTACAGTTTTTGTATGTAAATGACAGACTGATGCTGAAAACACGGATACACAAGCTGTTGAACCTTCTCCTGCGCAGACTGAGCAGTTCAAATCCGAAAAATGACAGTCCAGATGGGCTGTCTGCCATTAGGAGTCCAAAGCACAAACGAAGCCAGGAGCTGCATGGAGTGTACATCATCAATGTCAAATGCTCTTACTCAGAGTATGACATTTGTCTGGAGCCTGCCAAAACTCTAATAGAGTTCAAAGACTGGGGTGGCATTTTGCTCTGCATAGAAGAGGCAGTGAAAGCTTTCCTGAGCAGGGAGAACTTGGTGACTGTGCTTTCTCAAGATGACTTGGACTCTGTATCTCCTCAACTGTTTGGCACTGACAATATGGAGCAAGAGGGGAACAACAGTGGCAAAGGCGGCCAAGCAACTAGCAGTGCTTCCACACTAGATTGCAGTCTTGGAATGATGCTGGCATCTGAATCTGTTCATCGTAAATGCAAAGataactgtgtttctgtggacaGTGTTTGCCAGGAGTCTGAGCTGATGGAATGTAAAGAAGATGAGGCTGAACAGATACGTGCAAATGACTTGGAAAAGATTCAGAGTGAAGGATGCGTATACAAAGAATGCAGAGATGAGCCACAGTGTGGTCTGGATCGTCTGGACCCTGCATCTGATAATAACATTTCTGAAGAATGGGAGCGAACATTCAGTAAACCTGGGGAAGGCTCTCAAATGATATGCATGTCAAGTTCAGTCACACAGCTagaagatgaaaaacagcaaagagagaTACAGTTAAACAATATAACCCCAACCAGCAATGTGACTTTACCAGACAGCATCACTCAACAA includes:
- the LOC121197534 gene encoding serine/threonine-protein kinase Nek9 isoform X1, which translates into the protein MSLEDYERHFDSLNSDLGGGSVVSERSASGTFNGEEEKLHYIPIRVLGRGAFGEATLYRRTEDNSLVVWKEVDLNSLSEKERRDVMNEISILSILEHNNIIAYFNHFMDKNTLLIELEYCNGGNLYDKINQRKGKLFSEEVVIWYLYQIASAVAHIHKAGILHRDIKTLNIFLTKTDLIKLGDYGLAKKLDSEFSMAETCVGTPYYMSPELCQGAKYNFKSDIWAMGCVLFEVLTLTRTFDATNPLNLCVKIVQGNWTMEVNSDVYSPALIKLVYECLDQDPAKRPTAEQILDQPFISCCRQKLEERVALLNSAMKKPKLSTVTETPVAVVTTRSREAYFWGGGKFTPQKLDTFKGGSSAQHVCAGESHFAVVTVEKELYTWANVQGGAKMVGQLGHGDQASYRQPKRVEKLQGKAIRQVACGADFTACVTDEDQMYMFGSDYYGCIGVEGVLGIEILEPVLLEFFEERPVRQVSCGDNHVVVLTQSGEIFSWGCGEYGRLGLECEDDFSSPMQVAIPKGAIISSVACGSDGTFYLTETGKVLACGNNEFNKLGLNQGISGLKNHPGEGYQGIPYITTLTLVKQLSRFTIQTIVPGKTHTAAIDERGRLITFGCNKYGQLGVKDFKKHQGVQVLVGPFGGKIVTKVSCGDGFTIAATEDNQIFAWGNAGNGRLGMPPDKGFGSEVCPAMPRPIFGSLHHVPDLSCRGWHTIIIMEKVLNSKTIRSNSSGLSVGSGLGQGASTSTVDLDIEPGSETECRDRGLGGTLEVNTEECLMGTPMMSMANQTGDSSCPLWLRKELEDAEFIPMPEDSEPSTPDQLSSFSESVTLPYEELKELKAAAAAVSSKKGLSTKRMGCDSVNGLEETRVCKKGESGVCCSASSEVTQLRETVTRQEMRIQMLEKQVSEQQKENERLWAAINCSALREAGRDNNGNHHSDRMPGDGGGRGGGFTNHGSRSAGANV
- the LOC121197534 gene encoding serine/threonine-protein kinase Nek9 isoform X2; the encoded protein is MSLEDYERHFDSLNSDLGGGSVVSERSASGTFNGEEEKLHYIPIRVLGRGAFGEATLYRRTEDNSLVVWKEVDLNSLSEKERRDVMNEISILSILEHNNIIAYFNHFMDKNTLLIELEYCNGGNLYDKINQRKGKLFSEEVVIWYLYQIASAVAHIHKAGILHRDIKTLNIFLTKTDLIKLGDYGLAKKLDSEFSMAETCVGTPYYMSPELCQGAKYNFKSDIWAMGCVLFEVLTLTRTFDATNPLNLCVKIVQGNWTMEVNSDVYSPALIKLVYECLDQDPAKRPTAEQILDQPFISCCRQKLEERVALLNSAMKKPKLSTVTETPVAVVTTRSREAYFWGGGKFTPQKLDTFKGGSSAQHVCAGESHFAVVTVEKELYTWANVQGGAKMVGQLGHGDQASYRQPKRVEKLQGKAIRQVACGADFTACVTDEDQMYMFGSDYYGCIGVEGVLGIEILEPVLLEFFEERPVRQVSCGDNHVVVLTQSGEIFSWGCGEYGRLGLECEDDFSSPMQVAIPKGAIISSVACGSDGTFYLTETGKVLACGNNEFNKLGLNQGISGLKNHPGEGYQGIPYITTLTLVKQLSRFTIQTIVPGKTHTAAIDERGRLITFGCNKYGQLGVKDFKKHQGVQVLVGPFGGKIVTKVSCGDGFTIAATEDNQIFAWGNAGNGRLGMPPDKGFGSEVCPAMPRPIFGSLHHVPDLSCRGWHTIIIMEKVLNSKTIRSNSSGLSVGLGQGASTSTVDLDIEPGSETECRDRGLGGTLEVNTEECLMGTPMMSMANQTGDSSCPLWLRKELEDAEFIPMPEDSEPSTPDQLSSFSESVTLPYEELKELKAAAAAVSSKKGLSTKRMGCDSVNGLEETRVCKKGESGVCCSASSEVTQLRETVTRQEMRIQMLEKQVSEQQKENERLWAAINCSALREAGRDNNGNHHSDRMPGDGGGRGGGFTNHGSRSAGANV
- the LOC121197619 gene encoding zinc finger C2HC domain-containing protein 1C-like produces the protein MSTYTRRRPRPQGQDNIAAQGNVYPQAQHGVVPGRRTDGIDRPFPNKPVSHRRPLNPRTKDSLDLYDFEKINVTKQPRGSFLPQEHNLSGIRETTGSQLPRKDSDGPPSGELQMARAIHAKELVLQEKLWRVEEKIRQKLQRDSVEAFAGMKNEEEKHNSGQAERGKAQTKTRLSEQHRQEAKSSRDILMQERRQERQEDVTQLRRNQDQRSKDRIQKTHEEEEARWKRRETEVAECPQSKRKGNKGTHNITVNHQKVSGELNKLRWENVKEYSRGKGDEKDHHIWGKAGVRPQDRVEKAKEREQNKTSLGNIGWTREKKYRERGYKDMHCTYDERDIPQVSQQKNAHRLAIENHGGAERKSRESSLPQLSSPSHPSRPQEDVLGLTDSTDGSFQLLLCGICNRKFASERLEKHIQICEKVNQSRRQVFNSYLNRTKGSAIEEFWKTHSISKTPEVLPKKNQRQNHKANAKNVQQGRLPAGTSHQKWSK
- the acyp1 gene encoding acylphosphatase-1, giving the protein MSNEDLISVDYEIFGRVQGVFFRKYTQAEGKKLGLVGWVQNTSAGTVQGQLQGPRSKVEEMQEWLRSTGSPKSHITKAEFKNEKTVDSLEHSSFNIVK